The Streptomyces durmitorensis genome contains the following window.
TGTAGCTGATCAGGCCCACCGGCTTGCCCTGCCACTCCTGGTGGAGGAAGTCGATGGCGTTCTTGAGCGGGGCGCTGAAGCCGCCGTTGTACATCGGCATGACGAAGACGAAGGAGTCGGCAGCGCCGACCGTCGCGCTCCAGTTCTTGGTGTGCTGGTGGAGATAACGGCCTTCGGAAGGGTGCTCGGGTTCGTCGAGGAAGGGCAGGGCCACCTCGCCGAGATCGATCAGCGTGGGCGCGAACTCCCCGTGTACGCGGGCGCGTTCGGTCAGCCAATGGGCCAGGGGGCGCCCCGCCGACGTCGGGCGGGTGCTGGCGGAGACGATGTGCAGGCGGTGCGTGGCCATGGTCGCGGATCCCTTGGTCGTCAGGTGAGTGAGGTAGGTCAGGCGGAATCGGCTGGGTCGTCAGGTCAGGGCGTCAGGTGCGGGCGTGAGGGTGAGGTCAGGCCGAAACGGCGCAACGAGAGCTGGGTCAGCGGGCCGATGGCCACGGCGAACAGGAGCGTTCCCACGCCGACCGTGCCGCCGAGCAGCCAGCC
Protein-coding sequences here:
- a CDS encoding NADPH-dependent FMN reductase; the encoded protein is MATHRLHIVSASTRPTSAGRPLAHWLTERARVHGEFAPTLIDLGEVALPFLDEPEHPSEGRYLHQHTKNWSATVGAADSFVFVMPMYNGGFSAPLKNAIDFLHQEWQGKPVGLISYSAGTSGGAPAVEMLRPVLDRVGLRPAPRTLSIPGIEGHLTPDRRFRATPALTGDADAVLDAVATLLTPQRPRAGATRS